In a single window of the Elaeis guineensis isolate ETL-2024a chromosome 8, EG11, whole genome shotgun sequence genome:
- the LOC109504749 gene encoding probable inactive UDP-arabinopyranose mutase 2, translated as MSLNIEDNEVDIVIAALRSDLTAFMEKWRPFFSRFHLIIIKDPDVEEDLQIPPGFDHQVFTKSDMAQILGATSINFTGHSCRYFGYLVSHKKYIISIDDDCLPARDNAGTLVDAVAQHIVNLKTPATPFFFNTLYDPFCKGADFVRGYPFSLRNGVECVLSCGLWLNIADYDAPTQVVKPNDRNVRYVDAVMTVPVRALMPVSGINFGFNRELLGPALLPGLRLAGEGKERWETMEDIWCGLCTKVVCDHLGLGVKSGLPYVWRGDGVDVRGAMDSLKREWEGVKLMEEIVPFFQSVRLPSTAVTAEDCVIEMAAMVKEQLGPLNPVFASAADAMVEWVKLWKAVGSQGA; from the coding sequence ATGTCTTTGAACATTGAAGACAATGAGGTTGATATTGTGATTGCGGCACTCCGATCTGACCTCACTGCTTTCATGGAGAAATGGCGACCATTTTTTTCCCGCTTCCACCTCATAATCATCAAAGATCCTGACGTGGAAGAGGACCTGCAAATACCCCCAGGCTTTGATCATCAGGTGTTCACAAAATCTGATATGGCTCAGATTCTGGGTGCCACTTCCATCAACTTTACTGGTCATTCATGCCGGTACTTTGGTTATCTTGTCTCacacaaaaaatatattatttccaTTGATGATGACTGTCTTCCTGCGAGGGACAATGCTGGCACCTTAGTTGATGCCGTAGCACAGCACATAGTGAATCTTAAGACACCTGCCACACCATTCTTCTTCAACACACTCTATGATCCATTTTGCAAAGGTGCAGACTTTGTCCGTGGCTATCCATTCAGTCTGCGAAATGGAGTTGAATGCGTGCTGTCTTGTGGCCTATGGCTCaacattgctgactatgatgctCCAACTCAGGTTGTAAAACCAAATGATAGAAATGTTCGATATGTGGATGCTGTAATGACAGTTCCAGTTAGGGCATTGATGCCTGTGAGTGGAATCAATTTTGGGTTCAACAGGGAGCTACTCGGTCCTGCATTGCTTCCAGGGTTGCGTTTGGCAGGAGAGGGCAAGGAAAGATGGGAGACCATGGAGGATATATGGTGTGGGTTGTGTACCAAGGTGGTGTGTGACCACTTGGGTCTTGGGGTGAAGAGTGGGCTGCCTTATGTTTGGAGGGGCGACGGGGTTGATGTAAGGGGTGCTATGGATAGCTTGAAGAGGGAATGGGAAGGAGTGAAATTGATGGAGGAGATTGTGCCCTTCTTCCAGTCAGTCAGGCTGCCAAGTACTGCAGTTACAGCAGAGGATTGTGTAATTGAGATGGCAGCGATGGTGAAAGAACAGCTGGGGCCACTGAATCCAGTGTTTGCAAGTGCTGCAGATGCCATGGTTGAGTGGGTCAAGCTCTGGAAAGCTGTAGGATCTCAGGGAGCTTAA
- the LOC105049609 gene encoding glycine-rich RNA-binding protein 4, mitochondrial: MDISLSLEQSEIQIPENQARMHLVRKLSLAQTPPPLLQLLRFYCAIPPPQSNSKLFVAGLSWSVDEKSLKDAFSSFGEVTEVRIMYDKNTGRARGFGFVNFSTEHEAKCAKDAMDGKALLGRPLRISFALEKVRGGPVVVPRVSMANESTN, from the exons ATGGATATATCTCTCTCTCTCGAGCAATCCGAGATCCAAATTCCGGAAAACCAAGCCAGGATGCATTTGGTTCGCAAACTGAGCCTGGCGCAGACTCCTCCGCCACTTCTTCAGCTGCTGCGCTTCTACTGCGCCATCCCTCCTCCTCAGTCCAATTCCAAACTATTCGTTGCAG GTCTTTCATGGTCGGTGGATGAGAAGTCGTTAAAAGATGCTTTCTCTTCTTTTGGTGAGGTCACTGAAG TTAGGATAATGTATGACAAGAACACTGGAAGGGCAAGAGGCTTTGGGTTTGTCAATTTTTCCACGGAACATGAAGCTAAATGTGCCAAAGATGCCATGGATGGAAAG GCATTATTAGGCCGACCTTTGAGGATAAGCTTTGCTCTCGAAAAGGTTCGTGGTGGACCAGTAGTAGTTCCTCGGGTTTCCATGGCAAATGAGTCCACTAATTAG